A DNA window from Rossellomorea marisflavi contains the following coding sequences:
- a CDS encoding ABC transporter permease gives MGFIDILTILIPSTLLWAAPLIFTSLGGAFSERSGVVNIGLEGLMVIGAFSSIVFNLAFADTFGAATPWVSLIVGMLAGALISILHAVASISFRADQTVSGVAINLLAVGLTLFLVKRIYGKGQTDIISEGFSKIDVPVLHKIPVIGDIFFSNTYWPPFVAIIAAFLVWFIMFKTPFGLRLRSVGEHPMAADTMGINVTRMRYIGVILSGAFAGIGGGVYAQSISSDFSHATISGQGFMALAALIFGKWHPLGAMGAAIFFGFAQSLSIIGSSLPLFENIPSVYLLIAPYVLTILALTGFIGRADAPKALGTPYIKGSR, from the coding sequence GTGGGGTTCATTGATATCTTAACCATACTTATTCCATCAACATTGTTATGGGCAGCACCACTTATTTTCACTTCACTGGGTGGAGCATTTTCAGAGCGGTCTGGGGTCGTCAATATCGGCCTCGAAGGATTGATGGTCATCGGAGCCTTCTCTTCCATCGTCTTTAACCTTGCGTTTGCCGATACGTTCGGTGCCGCCACCCCATGGGTATCCCTTATTGTGGGTATGCTTGCCGGGGCATTGATTTCCATCCTGCATGCGGTCGCTTCGATCAGCTTCAGGGCAGACCAGACCGTTTCCGGTGTGGCGATCAACCTCCTTGCCGTTGGACTGACACTTTTCCTTGTAAAGCGCATTTATGGAAAAGGGCAAACAGACATCATTTCAGAAGGTTTCTCGAAGATTGATGTGCCAGTGCTCCATAAGATCCCGGTGATCGGCGACATTTTCTTCAGCAACACGTACTGGCCGCCTTTTGTGGCGATCATCGCTGCATTCCTCGTCTGGTTCATCATGTTTAAGACGCCATTCGGTTTGCGCCTGCGATCCGTTGGTGAACACCCGATGGCAGCCGACACGATGGGTATCAATGTGACGCGCATGAGGTATATCGGCGTCATCCTCTCCGGAGCCTTCGCTGGTATCGGGGGAGGGGTATACGCACAGTCCATTTCGTCCGATTTCAGTCATGCTACGATCAGTGGACAAGGCTTCATGGCCCTGGCTGCCCTGATCTTCGGGAAGTGGCATCCGCTAGGCGCCATGGGTGCAGCGATCTTCTTCGGATTCGCCCAAAGCCTCAGCATCATCGGAAGCAGCCTGCCGCTATTCGAGAATATACCGAGCGTCTATCTCTTGATTGCGCCTTACGTCCTCACGATCCTGGCGCTTACAGGGTTCATCGGACGTGCAGATGCACCGAAAGCCCTTGGAACACCGTATATCAAAGGAAGTCGTTAA
- the yfmF gene encoding EF-P 5-aminopentanol modification-associated protein YfmF, producing the protein MSDINEVIKKKNGYTLHIVKTEKFKTNSIVFKMKAPLDQDTVTLRGLLPHVMQSSTKSFPSTTKLRSHLDELYGANFFVDLGKKGEYHIVSMSVEIANEKFLADSEPLLQKGIEFLTEVLFHPHATDEFDHATVEKEKRNQKIRIQSVYDDKMRYANSRLVEEMCKGERFALHVNGEKEEVDAITPKALYDYYERVMREDQFDLYVIGDVDADEVEKLCDGLMDLTDRDPERVDQGIQKEIKKENVIKEQQDVKQGKLNIGYRTHTQYGDEDYFALQVFNGIFGGFSHSKLFINVREKASLAYYAASRLESHKGLLMVMSGIESKNYDQAVGIIDEQLQAMKSGDFTSDELEQTKAVMRNQMLETIDTPRGLVEVLYQNAFAGIDIGLNDWLSKIDAATKDEVVKAAQKVQLDTIYFLTGTEG; encoded by the coding sequence ATGTCTGATATTAATGAAGTAATCAAGAAGAAAAACGGATATACGCTACATATCGTCAAAACTGAAAAATTCAAAACGAACAGCATCGTCTTTAAAATGAAGGCGCCGTTGGATCAAGATACGGTGACATTGAGAGGACTGCTTCCGCATGTTATGCAAAGCAGTACAAAATCCTTCCCTTCCACGACGAAACTGCGCTCCCACCTCGATGAACTCTATGGGGCAAACTTTTTTGTCGACCTTGGAAAGAAGGGGGAATACCACATCGTCAGCATGTCTGTCGAGATTGCCAATGAAAAATTCCTTGCTGATTCCGAGCCTCTTCTGCAAAAGGGGATCGAATTCTTGACTGAGGTCCTTTTCCATCCCCATGCCACTGATGAATTTGACCATGCAACGGTCGAGAAAGAAAAGCGCAATCAAAAGATCAGAATTCAATCGGTCTACGATGATAAAATGAGGTATGCGAACTCCCGTCTGGTGGAGGAGATGTGCAAAGGCGAGCGATTCGCCCTTCACGTAAACGGGGAGAAGGAAGAGGTCGATGCCATTACCCCGAAGGCGCTTTATGACTACTATGAGCGCGTGATGAGGGAAGATCAGTTCGATCTTTATGTGATCGGCGACGTCGATGCGGATGAAGTAGAAAAGCTGTGCGATGGTCTCATGGATCTTACCGACCGGGATCCTGAGCGCGTTGACCAGGGGATTCAAAAGGAAATCAAGAAAGAAAATGTCATCAAGGAACAGCAGGATGTCAAACAGGGGAAACTGAATATCGGTTACCGCACCCACACTCAATATGGGGATGAGGACTATTTTGCCCTTCAGGTGTTCAACGGGATATTCGGAGGGTTCTCCCACTCCAAACTGTTCATCAATGTACGTGAAAAAGCAAGTCTTGCCTACTATGCAGCAAGCCGCCTTGAAAGTCATAAAGGGCTTCTCATGGTGATGAGTGGAATCGAGTCGAAGAATTATGATCAAGCGGTGGGAATCATCGATGAACAGCTTCAGGCCATGAAGTCAGGGGATTTCACCAGTGACGAACTGGAACAGACCAAGGCAGTCATGCGCAATCAGATGCTTGAAACCATCGATACCCCGCGTGGTCTTGTGGAAGTCCTTTACCAAAATGCCTTCGCCGGAATCGATATCGGCTTGAATGACTGGCTCTCAAAAATCGACGCGGCCACAAAGGATGAAGTGGTGAAGGCTGCCCAAAAAGTCCAACTGGATACGATTTACTTTTTAACAGGAACGGAGGGGTAA